In uncultured Desulfuromusa sp., a genomic segment contains:
- a CDS encoding DUF6178 family protein, protein MTKITLPEKRQVGHLTLLRQGRNITPEEYNALTANEQLSMIHQARGKQKYDLIINSQNNEKLVPQLHPQELYLTINELGAEYSTELLALASPEQFTTLLDLDCWDQDNLSPILSLHWLELLLGTGEDKVCQLAREMEPEVLALFLKKHLFIIRGLEAYDDDDAENAKRLEGVYDIQYSSENAAKIIGAILKILQDRE, encoded by the coding sequence ATGACAAAAATCACCCTACCCGAAAAACGCCAAGTTGGTCACCTGACACTTTTGCGCCAAGGCCGGAATATAACTCCGGAAGAATACAACGCTTTAACCGCAAATGAGCAGCTAAGTATGATCCATCAGGCCCGGGGAAAGCAAAAATATGATTTAATTATCAATTCTCAGAATAATGAAAAGCTGGTGCCGCAACTCCATCCACAGGAGCTATACCTGACAATCAACGAGCTTGGTGCTGAATATTCGACTGAATTACTTGCATTGGCAAGCCCGGAACAGTTCACGACCCTGCTGGACCTGGATTGCTGGGATCAGGATAATTTAAGCCCAATCCTTTCATTGCATTGGCTTGAACTACTCCTTGGTACCGGTGAAGATAAAGTTTGTCAACTGGCCCGCGAAATGGAGCCTGAAGTTCTCGCCCTGTTTCTCAAAAAACATCTATTCATCATCAGAGGGTTGGAAGCATACGACGATGATGATGCCGAAAACGCCAAACGTCTCGAAGGTGTCTACGACATTCAATACAGCAGTGAAAATGCTGCAAAAATTATTGGTGCTATTCTAAAAATCCTGCAGGACCGCGAGCA
- a CDS encoding ATP-binding protein encodes MIQVFRNLSIKTKLTLLTMLISAVLLFIIGSVALAMEVYSARVNITQELRVLANTLTANSRHPLVLGQYKEIEDLLSSISPQKNIHAAYVFDRSGKPVAEYLSQHNSRFLFQSLQTDFRHENSSFWTGSVAEKQIFDTRHLSLFSPITYAGKQVGTLYLLGDLTRLYGPLAGVGFGMTLSMLVVILLSWLLADRLQKPVTTPLLQLAQLMGNISAVKDYSLRAKKVNNDETGDLVDGFNQMLEQIELHQSRLAEHQLYLEQTVADRTSELRSAVTALEQARNQADAANEAKSHFLSRMTHELRTPLIGVLGMNELLLRTPLTQQQQELADTVQKSGEQLLQLVSEVLDFSRIEAGKLLLDSVVFQLHHVVQDVTSLLLPQAAEKGLPLLTDISSDACLTVRADEIRIRQILTNLVGNAIKFTSSGSITVSLKCTASAGQKRTFFLEVADSGIGMTPEVKQQIYDAFYQVNGTGSGSMSGTGLGLAIVKQLVDLMDGELNLISTPGQGSKFQVLIELPIVEGKISAEGDS; translated from the coding sequence GTGATTCAAGTTTTTAGAAATCTGTCAATTAAAACCAAGTTGACTCTGCTCACAATGTTGATTAGCGCAGTTTTGCTCTTTATTATCGGCAGTGTTGCTCTGGCTATGGAGGTTTACTCAGCGCGAGTCAATATAACCCAGGAACTCAGGGTTCTGGCAAACACCCTCACCGCTAATAGCCGTCATCCTCTTGTTTTAGGTCAATACAAAGAGATAGAAGATTTACTCTCATCAATATCCCCGCAAAAAAACATTCATGCAGCTTATGTTTTCGATCGCAGTGGGAAGCCTGTTGCGGAGTATTTATCCCAGCATAATTCTCGCTTCCTCTTTCAGAGTCTACAAACAGATTTCAGGCATGAGAACAGCTCATTCTGGACGGGTTCAGTTGCAGAAAAGCAGATTTTTGATACGCGGCATCTAAGTCTTTTCAGCCCAATTACCTATGCCGGTAAGCAAGTCGGCACCCTTTATCTGTTAGGTGATTTGACACGTCTTTATGGTCCTCTTGCCGGCGTAGGTTTTGGTATGACTCTGTCGATGCTGGTTGTGATTCTCTTATCCTGGCTTCTTGCCGACCGTTTGCAAAAACCGGTCACGACACCGTTATTGCAACTGGCTCAGTTAATGGGCAATATTTCAGCAGTTAAAGACTATTCACTGCGGGCGAAGAAAGTGAATAACGACGAGACCGGTGATCTGGTTGATGGCTTTAATCAAATGCTGGAACAGATTGAACTGCATCAATCGCGTTTGGCAGAACATCAGCTTTACCTCGAGCAAACAGTTGCAGACCGTACTTCGGAATTGCGATCCGCTGTGACTGCTCTTGAGCAGGCAAGGAATCAGGCGGATGCAGCCAATGAAGCAAAGTCACACTTTCTGTCGCGGATGACCCATGAACTGCGAACCCCGCTCATTGGTGTCCTGGGGATGAATGAACTGCTGTTGCGGACCCCTTTAACTCAACAACAACAAGAACTCGCTGATACAGTACAAAAATCAGGTGAACAACTTCTGCAACTTGTCAGCGAAGTTCTTGATTTTTCTCGGATAGAAGCAGGGAAGCTCCTCCTTGATTCAGTTGTGTTTCAACTTCATCATGTTGTTCAAGATGTGACTTCTTTATTACTGCCGCAAGCAGCTGAGAAAGGGCTGCCTCTGTTGACCGATATTTCTTCGGACGCATGTTTGACCGTGAGAGCTGATGAGATCAGAATTCGTCAGATTTTAACAAATCTGGTGGGTAATGCCATAAAGTTCACATCAAGTGGATCCATCACTGTGAGTTTGAAATGTACTGCATCTGCTGGCCAAAAGAGAACCTTCTTCCTTGAGGTTGCAGACAGCGGTATTGGGATGACTCCTGAGGTTAAACAGCAGATTTATGATGCTTTCTATCAGGTGAATGGAACCGGTTCCGGATCGATGAGTGGAACCGGTTTGGGACTTGCGATCGTCAAGCAATTGGTTGATCTGATGGATGGGGAATTGAACCTGATCTCAACCCCTGGACAGGGAAGTAAATTTCAGGTCCTGATTGAACTGCCCATTGTTGAGGGAAAGATTTCAGCAGAAGGTGACAGCTGA